The Austwickia sp. genome includes a region encoding these proteins:
- a CDS encoding deoxyguanosinetriphosphate triphosphohydrolase — MSPYDSPYDARDRARWVVEDPAQKRSDRDDFARDRARLVHSAALRRLAAKTQVLQPDTDDFIRNRLTHSLEVAQIGREFGAALGCSADVVDTACLAHDLGHPPFGHHGERVLDELCADIGGFEGNAQTLRLLTRLEAKRFHEDGRSAGLNLTRASLDAATKYPWPAGEHPSGGRKFGAYAEEGAVFAWLRDGAPRAGDGSPRRCLEAQVVDWSDDVAYSVHDVEDGVAGGLIDLRVLRHPQDMGPVYEVARSWYAPDLAVAELAEAARRVREGGAIPDTPYDGSRRSLAALKDMTSRFIGHFVAGVEEATLAAYGPGPHVRYGAELVIPRTIRAECIVLKALAVHFVMLAPARQRVMADQRETIEGLLTAYERRPETRLDPVFAADFSRAGDDAGRRRVLVDQVASLTDARAVALHAAWRRGRA; from the coding sequence GTGAGCCCGTACGACAGCCCGTACGACGCCCGAGACCGGGCGCGCTGGGTCGTGGAGGATCCGGCGCAGAAGCGATCCGACCGCGACGACTTCGCGCGCGATCGCGCCCGGCTCGTCCACTCCGCCGCACTGCGCCGGTTGGCCGCGAAGACCCAAGTTCTGCAGCCGGATACCGACGACTTCATCCGCAATCGGTTGACCCACTCCCTGGAGGTGGCGCAGATCGGGCGGGAGTTCGGCGCCGCGCTCGGCTGCTCCGCGGACGTGGTCGACACGGCCTGCCTCGCGCACGACCTGGGGCATCCGCCGTTCGGGCACCACGGCGAGCGGGTGTTGGACGAGTTGTGCGCCGACATCGGGGGATTCGAGGGCAACGCGCAGACGCTGCGGCTGCTCACCCGGCTGGAGGCCAAGCGGTTTCACGAGGACGGCCGGTCCGCCGGGCTGAACCTCACCCGGGCGAGCCTGGACGCGGCGACGAAATACCCCTGGCCCGCGGGTGAGCACCCCAGCGGCGGAAGGAAGTTCGGTGCGTATGCCGAGGAGGGCGCGGTCTTCGCGTGGCTGCGGGACGGGGCCCCCAGGGCGGGGGACGGCTCGCCCCGCCGGTGCCTGGAGGCGCAGGTGGTGGACTGGTCCGACGACGTGGCCTATTCGGTGCACGACGTGGAGGACGGTGTCGCCGGCGGCCTGATCGACCTGCGCGTGCTGCGCCACCCGCAGGACATGGGGCCGGTGTATGAGGTGGCGCGATCCTGGTACGCGCCCGACCTCGCCGTGGCCGAGCTCGCCGAGGCCGCCCGTCGGGTCCGGGAGGGGGGCGCGATCCCCGACACGCCGTACGACGGGTCGCGCCGCTCCCTCGCGGCGCTGAAGGACATGACGAGCCGCTTCATCGGGCACTTCGTCGCGGGCGTGGAGGAGGCGACGCTGGCGGCGTACGGGCCTGGTCCGCACGTTCGGTACGGCGCCGAGCTCGTCATCCCGCGCACCATCCGCGCCGAATGCATCGTCCTGAAGGCGCTGGCAGTTCACTTCGTGATGCTCGCGCCCGCTCGCCAGCGCGTCATGGCGGACCAGCGGGAGACGATCGAGGGCCTGCTCACGGCGTACGAACGGCGTCCCGAGACCCGCCTGGACCCCGTGTTCGCCGCGGACTTCTCCCGCGCAGGCGACGACGCCGGCCGCCGGCGCGTCCTCGTCGACCAGGTCGCCTCACTGACCGATGCGCGCGCCGTGGCCCTGCACGCGGCGTGGCGTCGTGGGCGTGCCTAG
- a CDS encoding DNA primase → MAGRIREEDVAAVKERASIEDVVREHVTLRTAGIGSLKGLCPFHDEKTPSFNIRPAVGTWHCFGCGEGGDVISFVQKVDHLTFVEAVERLAGKFGVELHYEEGGGPREEAPGRRARLVEAHRVAEEFYAAQLMSSRDARAARDFLRARSFDSAAATRFGCGYAPRTGEELAAELRRKGFRDEEAVLAGLVGRGGRGGVYDRFRGRLLWPIRDITGDTVGFGARRLYDDDRIGAKYLNTAETPIYKKTSVLYGLDLAKKAIARDREAVVVEGYTDVMAAHLAGVETAVATCGTAFGVDHIKMLRRIMRDESGGTPARTIFTFDGDAAGQKAAMKAFDEDQRWASQSYVAVAEGGQDPCELRLSGGDLAVRGLIEDAVPMFEFAMRTLLARHDLATAEGRVAGLRAVAPVLAQIRDAVLRLEYTRTVAGHIGVDPETLAAEVARAARRRRDGAGERAGSDGRTSGLRGGAESAGGAEGGPGFWADGDAGAGGDPEAPYPAFPPPDLSIPAVALAAQLLQILLQYPRLVPEGDLAAVEASSFASPTHRAIFEAVVGLGRERALTDSAAAWVSHVATAAPEEVRPVIVALSVADIHARRDPATGAPDQRYVDEIVFRMRELGLRRAIEDATVALRRLEASEPERARTVAIELTQRQRELAELRERYA, encoded by the coding sequence ATGGCCGGGCGCATCCGGGAAGAGGACGTCGCCGCCGTCAAGGAACGCGCGAGCATCGAGGACGTCGTGCGGGAGCACGTCACGCTGCGGACCGCCGGCATCGGCTCCCTGAAGGGCCTGTGCCCCTTCCACGACGAAAAGACCCCGTCGTTCAACATCCGGCCCGCCGTGGGCACCTGGCACTGCTTCGGCTGCGGCGAGGGCGGCGACGTCATCAGCTTCGTGCAGAAGGTCGACCACCTGACGTTCGTCGAAGCCGTGGAGCGGTTGGCGGGCAAGTTCGGGGTGGAGCTGCATTACGAGGAGGGTGGCGGCCCCCGCGAGGAGGCGCCGGGCCGGCGCGCGCGCCTGGTCGAGGCGCACCGCGTCGCGGAGGAGTTCTACGCCGCGCAGCTGATGTCCAGCCGGGACGCGCGGGCGGCGCGCGACTTCTTGCGGGCCCGGTCCTTCGACTCGGCGGCGGCGACCCGGTTCGGGTGCGGCTACGCGCCGCGGACGGGGGAGGAGTTGGCAGCCGAGCTGCGGCGCAAGGGTTTCCGCGACGAGGAGGCGGTCCTGGCGGGGCTGGTGGGGCGCGGCGGCCGGGGCGGTGTGTACGACCGGTTCCGCGGCCGCCTGCTGTGGCCGATCCGGGACATCACTGGGGACACGGTGGGTTTCGGGGCGCGCCGCCTCTACGACGACGACCGGATCGGAGCCAAATACCTCAACACCGCCGAGACCCCGATCTACAAGAAGACGTCGGTCCTCTACGGGCTGGATCTCGCGAAGAAGGCCATCGCGCGGGACCGGGAGGCCGTGGTCGTGGAGGGCTACACCGACGTGATGGCCGCGCACCTGGCGGGGGTGGAGACGGCGGTGGCGACGTGCGGCACGGCGTTCGGGGTGGACCACATCAAGATGCTGCGCCGGATCATGCGCGACGAGTCAGGCGGGACGCCGGCCCGGACGATCTTCACCTTCGACGGCGATGCCGCCGGGCAGAAGGCGGCGATGAAGGCGTTCGACGAGGACCAGCGCTGGGCCAGCCAGAGCTATGTGGCGGTCGCCGAGGGCGGCCAGGATCCGTGTGAGTTGCGGCTCAGCGGCGGCGATCTGGCGGTTCGGGGGCTGATCGAGGACGCCGTCCCGATGTTCGAGTTCGCCATGCGCACGTTGCTCGCAAGGCACGACCTGGCCACGGCGGAGGGGCGCGTGGCGGGGCTGCGGGCCGTCGCTCCGGTCCTGGCGCAGATCCGCGACGCCGTGTTGCGGCTGGAATACACCCGCACCGTCGCCGGCCACATCGGCGTCGACCCCGAGACGCTGGCGGCGGAGGTGGCGCGCGCGGCGCGGCGCCGGCGGGACGGCGCGGGGGAGCGGGCCGGGAGCGACGGCCGTACGTCGGGGCTTCGCGGCGGCGCGGAGTCCGCCGGCGGTGCTGAGGGTGGCCCTGGTTTTTGGGCGGACGGCGACGCTGGCGCGGGCGGCGACCCGGAGGCGCCGTACCCGGCCTTTCCGCCGCCCGACCTCAGCATCCCCGCCGTGGCCCTGGCGGCGCAGCTGCTGCAGATCCTGTTGCAGTACCCGCGGCTGGTTCCCGAGGGTGACCTGGCCGCCGTCGAGGCGTCGTCGTTTGCCTCCCCGACGCATCGGGCGATCTTCGAGGCCGTGGTCGGACTGGGCCGCGAGCGGGCACTGACCGACTCGGCGGCGGCGTGGGTGAGCCACGTCGCGACGGCGGCGCCGGAGGAGGTGCGCCCCGTCATCGTGGCGCTCTCGGTGGCCGACATCCACGCGCGTCGCGACCCGGCGACGGGGGCGCCGGATCAGCGGTACGTCGACGAGATCGTCTTCCGCATGCGCGAACTGGGGTTGCGTCGGGCGATCGAGGACGCGACGGTGGCGTTGCGGCGGCTGGAGGCGAGCGAGCCGGAGCGGGCCCGCACGGTGGCGATCGAGTTGACGCAGCGGCAGCGGGAGCTGGCGGAGCTGCGGGAGAGGTACGCATGA
- a CDS encoding sulfurtransferase: protein MTSPPLISPLELAALLRSGPGSAPLLLDVRWALGSDTGFDDYLQGHLPGAIFVDLMRDLSGVPGEDGRGGRHPMPHPDDFELDLAECGVDNGRLVTVYDEGNSYAAARCWWILRHFGKFDVAVLDGGISAWRAHRLPIEAGLRNIEEGDFTLGRGVGRVLDAQGAALYAAEGVLIDSRPAQRYRGEDTSIDAVGGHIPGAINVPAASLLAADGSFLPPDALRQRFVDAGLTNGRPVAVYCGSGVSACLVALALCVAGIDEAAAVYMGSWSDWITDPSRPIETGAARAAEAGLR, encoded by the coding sequence GTGACCTCCCCGCCGTTGATCTCACCCCTGGAGCTCGCCGCGCTCCTGCGCAGCGGCCCGGGCAGCGCCCCGCTCCTGTTGGACGTGCGCTGGGCGCTGGGTTCGGACACGGGCTTCGACGACTACCTGCAGGGTCACCTGCCCGGCGCCATCTTCGTCGACCTCATGCGCGACCTGTCGGGCGTGCCCGGCGAGGACGGCCGCGGCGGTCGGCATCCCATGCCTCATCCCGACGACTTCGAGCTCGACCTCGCCGAGTGCGGCGTCGACAACGGCCGCCTGGTCACGGTGTACGACGAGGGCAACAGCTACGCCGCCGCGCGCTGCTGGTGGATCCTGCGACACTTCGGCAAGTTCGACGTCGCTGTCCTGGACGGCGGGATCTCCGCGTGGCGAGCCCACCGGCTGCCCATCGAGGCCGGCCTGCGCAACATCGAGGAGGGCGACTTCACGCTCGGCCGCGGCGTCGGTCGCGTCCTCGACGCCCAGGGCGCCGCCTTGTACGCCGCAGAGGGTGTGCTCATCGATTCCCGTCCGGCACAGCGCTACCGGGGCGAGGACACGTCCATCGACGCCGTCGGCGGCCACATCCCCGGCGCCATCAACGTGCCCGCCGCGAGCCTGCTCGCCGCGGACGGGAGCTTCCTGCCGCCGGACGCGCTGCGGCAACGCTTCGTGGACGCCGGCCTGACCAACGGTCGCCCGGTCGCCGTCTACTGCGGTTCCGGGGTGAGCGCCTGCCTGGTCGCGCTGGCCCTGTGCGTCGCCGGCATCGATGAGGCCGCGGCCGTCTACATGGGCTCCTGGTCGGACTGGATCACCGACCCGAGCAGGCCGATCGAGACCGGCGCCGCCCGCGCCGCGGAGGCCGGACTGCGCTGA